Proteins encoded together in one Drosophila albomicans strain 15112-1751.03 chromosome 2R, ASM965048v2, whole genome shotgun sequence window:
- the LOC117575881 gene encoding uncharacterized protein LOC117575881 gives MGIKIIILPLLALIFVDLSLSNQIEIHKDSLLSRRVRALIFPNKAAVLLTAALTKIVVGGRPSGLQYSLEFDMYVPLPDTIEGWRPNILIGPTTKKPAAMKPNRRWEGQWHRYGDNNVYPFSRQSIHYEGPYRAGNYVKYVKPSVHKDLFYKSPWKLTEEPWQRHRSSNVQNEVYDSWSDVPRWKLNRGYRERREIFDQLEAMGNFFQLDFRSCIKRAMCELQARFNMQHKTSFLMDDLLRIVLTVPDDVADDKYQHRMNGRDCVRSYAVSCPYSVLDFLTRTSKTK, from the exons ATGGGGATTAAGATAATAATATTGCCTCTATTGGCTTTAATATTTGTGGATCTTTCCTTATCCAATCAAATAGAGATTCATAAGGATAGTTTATTATCGCGTCGCGTTCGTGCTTTAATATTCCCGAACAAGGCAGCAGTTTTGCTTACAGCCGCgctaacaaaaattgttgtggGTGGACGGCCAAGCGGACTGCAATACAGTCTCGAGTTTGATATGTATGTTCCTTTGCCCGATACGATCGAAGGTTGGCGTCCCAACATTCTAATAGGTCCTACTACTAAAAAACCAGCAGCAATGAAACCAAATCGACGTTGGGAAGGCCAATGGCATCGCTATGGCGATAATAATGTTTATCCATTTAGCAGGCAAAGTATTCACTATGAAGGTCCCTACCGGGCCGGAAACTACGTCAA ATATGTTAAGCCCAGTGTGCataaagatttattttataagagCCCTTGGAAATTGACGGAGGAGCCTTGGCAGCGTCATCGTTCATCTAATGTTCAAAATGAGGTATATGATTCTTGGTCTGATGTGCCCAGGTGGAAGCTTAATCGTGGCTACAGGGAAAGACGCGAAATCTTTGACCAACTGGAAGCAATGGGAAATTT CTTTCAACTGGATTTTAGATCCTGCATAAAGCGGGCCATGTGCGAGCTTCAAGCCAGGTTTAATATGCAACACAAAACTAGCTTCCTTATGGATGATCTATTACGCATAGTGCTCAC CGTTCCCGATGATGTAGCCGATGACAAGTATCAACATCGCATGAATGGTAGGGATTGTGTTCGTTCCTATGCAGTTAGCTGTCCATATTCGGTGCTTGACTTTCTCACACGAACATCTAAAACGaagtaa
- the LOC117575882 gene encoding uncharacterized protein LOC117575882: MLGLSSVLRRFAILGQVNKLQLATTLRFKSKKCKKGNVEKEKCKQGKFSEFPCGRPENLLVRQPKVNEAKMTKPPSIWLNPFCDEDAPYCPFNPRFDDIYYVESDKAKRKYWQTWVACPPMQIKKKKICCFENIKAAPLRRRTRNKPKTACPQPVDCTVKEKLDCPRFKRRCHRAGRNPPDCVKTKRPLICSKPLTPYPAFSECVRMKPNALPLSECICWKKPMVCEAWAEWRRRSMRKMRKV, encoded by the coding sequence atgctTGGATTAAGCTCGGTCTTAAGACGTTTTGCGATATTGGGTCAAGTGAATAAGCTTCAGCTCGCGACTACACTACGTTTCAAGTCAAAGAAATGTAAGAAGGGCAATGTTGAGAAAGAAAAGTGCAAGCAGGGTAAATTCTCTGAATTCCCATGTGGACGACCAGAAAATTTGCTAGTACGCCAGCCCAAGGTGAACGAGGCTAAGATGACAAAGCCGCCATCGATCTGGCTTAATCCATTCTGCGATGAGGATGCACCCTATTGTCCATTTAATCCGCGCTTCGACGACATCTACTATGTGGAATCGGACAAGGCCAAGCGAAAGTATTGGCAGACCTGGGTCGCCTGTCCGCCCATGCAGATCAAGAAAAAGAAGATTTGTTGCTTTGAGAATATCAAGGCTGCTCCTTTGAGACGTCGCACACGTAACAAGCCAAAAACTGCCTGCCCACAGCCAGTTGACTGCACGGTTAAGGAGAAGTTGGATTGTCCACGTTTCAAAAGACGCTGCCACAGAGCTGGGCGCAATCCGCCAGACTGTGTGAAGACAAAGAGACCACTGATCTGCAGCAAGCCGTTGACACCTTATCCCGCCTTCTCTGAATGTGTTCGCATGAAGCCAAATGCTTTGCCATTGAGCGAATGCATTTGCTGGAAGAAACCGATGGTTTGTGAGGCCTGGGCAGAGTGGCGACGTCGCTCCATGAGGAAGATGAGGAAGGTTTAG
- the LOC117573299 gene encoding uncharacterized protein LOC117573299: MNEKNQVVLLLAVVFGISLIAANTNRFVPNTLSTVRSDNVSHVPILPKLNRAKRVAIYNGQGVVKFVAGVAHPVKQVDKDQSFWFFYNVQNQWIPTTIPLYWWSFWNTTAFVSTARELRKGLQSTIHHDSTRTWLYDAIETGMEHLQGSESGTTCLLRSICEISQLPFDDVNIFSEILNAVLIPTMDNVAEKYINARDAGRAGADCIKTYNECSPRVWDFLTHVTKISI; this comes from the exons ATGAACGAGAAAAATCAAGTCGTGCTACTGCTGGCAGTTGTCTTTGGCATTAGCCTGATAGCAGCCAATACCAACAGATTCGTACCCAATACCTTATCGACTGTCAGATCCGACAATGTAAGCCACGTACCGATCCTTCCAAAGCTAAATCGTGCCAAGCGTGTAGCTATTTACAATGGTCAAGGCGTTGTGAAG TTTGTCGCTGGCGTAGCGCATCCCGTCAAGCAGGTAGACAAAGATCAATCATTTTGGTTCTTCTACAATGTACAAAATCAATGGATACCCACAACAATTCCCCTTTATTGGTGGAGTTTTTGGAATACTACAGCCTTTGTGAGCACAGCCCGTGAGTTGCGCAAAGGTTTGCAGTCTACAATACATCACGATTCTACACGAACTTGGCTCTACGATGCCATCGAAACGGGCATGGAACA TTTGCAGGGCAGCGAAAGTGGCACAACTTGCCTGCTGCGCAGTATATGCGAAATATCCCAACTGCCCTTCGATGATGTCAATATCTTTAGCGAGATTCTCAATGCAGTGCTGAT ACCAACGATGGATAATGTGGCcgaaaaatacataaatgctAGAGACGCTGGTCGCGCTGGTGCCGATTGCATTAAAACTTACAACGAATGCAGCCCAAGGGTTTGGGACTTTTTAACGCACGTCACGAAAATATCTATCTGA
- the LOC117573300 gene encoding uncharacterized protein LOC117573300: MLHIEMRRPQQHNSNSINGLFTVIIVVIVVLTTGTTGFLLYPASTILQLTSSMSVPIDIPDARKVFMDLGFQMNYNMPYDVASFYNPTIWSNALERRRRHTDGFTGTVKELMEAENGIHPNDFTAGELYTGLERRLEENGFHKSCLLRSVCEIALHPLADDHSYSFTLIVKIITFLLTPSQHEGFGPNEKLYQHRYERAEKIGFMGGDCQKAYPKCELDVLTIFSKIVR; the protein is encoded by the exons ATGCTTCACATCGAAATGCGACGGCCAcagcagcacaacagcaactctATCAACGGGCTATTCACTGTGATCATCGTGGTTATAGTGGTCCTGACGACGGGCACAACTGGATTTTTACTGTATCCAGCATCAACGATATTGCAGCTTACATCTTCAATGTCAGTGCCAATCGATATACCCGATGCTCGAAAGGTCTTCATGGATTTGGGGTTTCAGATGAACTATAACATGCCATATGATGTCGCCTCATTCTATAATCCCACCATTTGGTCTAATGCTCTGGAGCGTCGCAGGCGGCATACAGATGGTTTCACTGGCACAGTCAAGGAGCTGATGGAGGCAGAAAATGGCATACATCCTAATGATTTTACTGCTGGTGAGTTGTACACGGGCTTGGAGCGCAGATTAGAGGAGAATGGCTTTCATAAATCCTGCTTATTACGCAGTGTATGTGAAATAGCTCTGCATCCTTTAGCTGATGATCATAGCTACAGCTTCACCTTGATCGTAAAAATCATCACCTTTTTGCTAAC ACCCTCGCAGCATGAAGGCTTTGGGCCGAACGAAAAGTTGTATCAACATCGTTATGAACGCGCTGAGAAAATAGGTTTCATGGGTGGTGATTGTCAAAAAGCCTATCCTAAGTGTGAACTGGATGTGTTAACTATATTCAGTAAAATAGTGAGATGA
- the LOC117576058 gene encoding LOW QUALITY PROTEIN: uncharacterized protein LOC117576058 (The sequence of the model RefSeq protein was modified relative to this genomic sequence to represent the inferred CDS: inserted 1 base in 1 codon), protein MYLKRVHYIGALQLLLLIVGSHGEMPLFFPASSVLQVTSSLSVPVVIPQRKLFWDWGLQMNYNLPAQPSSFYAASIWPDEFERRHKRQLRNETQKYMPTNGLTNMHPNDLTXGELYESIENMLTRYGIDESCLLRSVCELARHPFDDGHQNMLTALLTFTLTPSLHEAFAPSETVYREIYEEAEQQGFLGENCAKLYTECPVDILGGISKLIS, encoded by the exons ATGTATCTTAAACGTGTGCACTACATCGGGGCTCTGCAGCTATTACTGCTTATAGTTGGGAGTCATGGGGAAATGCCACTGTTCTTTCCAGCATCATCAGTGCTGCAGGTTACCTCGTCGTTGTCGGTGCCAGTGGTAATACCCCAACGGAAACTATTCTGGGATTGGGGACTGCAGATGAACTACAATTTGCCCGCGCAGCCATCTAGCTTTTATGCGGCATCCATTTGGCCAGATGAGTTCGAGCGTCGCCACAAACGTCAATTGAGGAACGAAACACAGAAGTATATGCCTACTAACGGACTAACGAATATGCATCCCAATGACCTTA GCGGGGAGCTCTATGAgagcattgaaaatatgctGACGCGGTATGGCATCGATGAGTCCTGTCTGTTGCGAAGTGTGTGCGAATTGGCCCGACATCCCTTCGATGATGGACACCAGAACATGCTAACAGCATTGTTGACCTTTACGTTAAC GCCATCGCTGCATGAGGCCTTTGCACCCAGTGAGACTGTGTATCGTGAAATCTATGAGGAGGCAGAGCAACAGGGATTTCTGGGCGAAAATTGCGCAAAACTGTATACCGAGTGTCCAGTGGACATTCTGGGCGGCATTAGCAAACTAATCAGCTAA
- the LOC117574895 gene encoding uncharacterized protein LOC117574895 — MDPKKLTYQVLFVLISCSSSSSLLYPASSDLGLTYSVSVPVAEYYPERRILIDWCFAVSYSLPYNLTSFYSIPIWPGFANYKTKRDVLQTDETDVSFYTKYGYNTNAATHPKDFSAGQLYAAIEDSLSSYGFHDTCLLRSVCELSKHPFDEHNQHMLSDIMNFLLSPSQHEGFLESEHVYKQAYEQAELDGFLGKNCAQLYSHCKHDVLRLITNVILPNS; from the exons ATGGAcccaaaaaaattaacttacCAAGTGCTTTTTGTACTTATAAGCTGCAGTTCATCCAGCTCCTTACTATATCCGGCATCTTCTGATTTGGGC TTGACCTACTCGGTTTCGGTACCCGTTGCCGAGTATTATCCGGAACGTCGAATACTAATCGATTGGTGTTTTGCAGTCAGCTACTCTTTGCCCTACAATCTAACCTCGTTCTATAGTATACCCATTTGGCCGGGATTCGCcaattataaaactaaacGTGATGTTCTTCAAACTGACGAAACAGATGTCAGTTTCTATACCAAGTATGGTTACAATACAAACGCAGCAACACATCCCAAAGATTTCTCAGCTGGTCAACTTTACGCTGCAATCGAAGATTCATTGTCTTCCTATGGATTCCATGACACTTGCCTTTTACGCAGTGTCTGTGAGCTGTCAAAGCATCCATTCGACGAACATAATCAACATATGTTGAGCGATATAATGAACTTTCTTTTAAG TCCATCACAGCACGAAGGATTTCTGGAGAGTGAGCATGTTTATAAGCAAGCCTATGAGCAAGCTGAACTTGATGGATTTCTGGGCAAAAATTGTGCGCAGCTCTATTCTCATTGTAAACATGATGTCTTGCGACTTATCACAAATGTTATATTACCCAATTCATAA
- the LOC117574894 gene encoding uncharacterized protein LOC117574894 → MLRARIYVLLLLLSSSQGEFQQSPKTQLTQPAYERVFSRKKRAIIFPPGSFLKFTCNFSKGLISTYPRGVNFVLEEAVYFPIPGSRDDLYPKRFLPSTTPKPKPSESFVYIPGTDWRFKAVSLPKKKLQVQTLKTHRIDVGGSNNPYKWQQWAKYGEKWASTANMKWSNKNKWSKWTTPAPRWTADWSNQWKRKPSRPQRPSPSDSIHYHGHRDRRQLFDHFSGLSSLFGIDVKSCILRTICDSKRLLLPPGYSMLHDMLRLVFTMPRLDGLDDDYTRIMSRDADQCAQELKTKCNMNLLIWLLSGRLK, encoded by the exons ATGCTTCGTGCTCGGATTTATGTACTTTTACTGTTGCTCAGCTCAAGTCAAGGGGAATTTCAACAATCTCCAAAGACTCAACTGACTCAGCCTGCCTATGAGAGAGTCTTCAGTAGAAAGAAACGTGCAATCATTTTTCCACCAGGttcatttcttaaatttacCTGCAACTTTAGCAAAGGATTAATTTCAACATATCCGCGTGGTGTCAACTTCGTTCTGGAAGAAGCAGTCTACTTTCCCATTCCCGGTAGCAGAGATGATCTATATCCGAAGCGTTTCTTGCCAAGCACAActccaaaaccaaaaccatcAGAATCGTTTGTCTATATACCTGGTACAGATTGGCGTTTCAAGGCGGTGTCATTGCCCAAAAAGAAACTACAAGTTCAAACACTGAAGACGCATCGGATTGATGTGGGCGGCTCTAACAATCCATATAAATGGCAGCAATGGGCAAAATATGGTGAAAAATGGGCATCAACTGCCAATATGAAGTGgagtaataaaaacaagtggTCGAAATGGACAACACCTGCTCCAAGATGGACAGCAGACTGGTCGAATCAATGGAAAAGAAAACCAAGCAGACCTCAAAGACCTTCTCCATCTGATTCTATACATTATCATGGACATCGTGATCGCAGACAGTTGTTCGATCACTTCAGTGGACTGAGTTCTCT ttttggTATTGATGTTAAGTCGTGTATATTGCGTACTATATGTGACTCAAAGCGCCTGCTATTGCCTCCTGGCTACTCCATGCTCCATGATATGCTGCGCTTAGTTTTCAC caTGCCCAGATTAGATGGTCTGGACGATGATTATACTCGTATCATGAGCAGGGATGCCGATCAATGTGCCCAAGAACTGAAAACTAAATGTAATATGAACCTATTGATCTGGTTATTAAGTGGcagattgaaataa
- the LOC117573301 gene encoding uncharacterized protein LOC117573301 produces the protein MRGYLLIQLIGLMASAVLVLGNKTELNHVVERVFSRQKRFVLFPKGSNLKFTGQLSKRLLSQYPSGVNMNIEQACYYPVPTTREDVYPKRFRPRTTTTPVPLTTTEPTFVWIPGTDWRFKATALKKPKPLRLHQRIDLRPDAPSYVDTTQWQKWSKYGQHNKNWSQAGQQYKNWKPPASKWSKWTTESPQWSNYGKRWQRSKEEPMEEEPYDPETADYEAIPYPDLHHLKDWRHYHAHRDRRQLFEQFGGFTQLLGIDIKSCILRAMCDSKRLLLPPGYSMIQDIVRVVLTMPTVSGLEDDYSRIMRMAPEDCTQQLRNQCKINLLAWFLGQNKT, from the exons ATGCGTGGTTATCTCTTGATACAGTTGATCGGTCTAATGGCCTCAGCTGTCCTAGTTCTGGGCAATAAAACCGAGTTAAATCATGTTGTTGAACGCGTTTTTTCACGTCAGAAACGTTTTGTGCTTTTTCCAAAGGGATCGAACTTAAAGTTCACAGGACAATTGAGTAAACGATTACTTTCTCAGTACCCAAGCGGAGTGAATATGAACATTGAGCAGGCCTGTTATTATCCTGTGCCCACCACTCGTGAAGATGTGTATCCCAAACGCTTTCGACCTCGAACAACAACTACTCCGGTgccattaacaacaacagagccaACTTTTGTTTGGATCCCGGGCACAGATTGGCGCTTCAAGGCGACTGCTCTTAAGAAACCGAAACCCCTTAGATTGCATCAACGAATTGATCTTAGACCTGATGCACCGAGCTATGTTGATACTACCCAGTGGCAGAAGTGGTCAAAGTATGGACAACA caacaaaaattggTCACAAGCTGGACAACAGTACAAAAACTGGAAGCCACCTGCAAGTAAGTGGAGCAAGTGGACTACAGAGTCTCCGCAATGGAGCAACTATGGCAAACGTTGGCAGAGGTCAAAAGAAGAACCAATGGAAGAAGAGCCCTACGATCCTGAAACTGCTGATTACGAAGCCATTCCCTATCCAGACCTTCATCATCTCAAGGATTGGCGCCACTATCATGCTCATCGTGATCGTCGACAGCTCTTTGAGCAATTTGGTGGATTTACACAACT ACTCGGCATCGACATTAAGTCTTGTATCTTAAGAGCCATGTGTGACAGCAAACGTTTGCTACTGCCACCAGGATATTCTATGATCCAAGACATTGTTCGGGTGGTCTTGAC CATGCCCACTGTATCTGGACTTGAAGATGATTACAGTCGCATAATGCGCATGGCTCCAGAAGATTGTACTCAACAGTTGCGGAATCAATGTAAGATAAACCTATTGGCATGGTTCCTAGGCCagaataaaacataa
- the LOC117573302 gene encoding uncharacterized protein LOC117573302 has protein sequence MWIRNKRRSNTPVGCLLLPQLPLLLLLQLLVNCFGDALKSGGGIELPTVSPLLSVAKSTAGSDISSDFEQLIEARLNKSASGTRQTEVLLSRKRRYLVFPEGSSFQMVFDEIICVVDYTNYLVLGVTVALAWELPSKPPSEAVKDLLTKLDEGTLDISRNDTVSNITYVDDAPKPDLQASNTNNYKPNYINLSNKGIGRPSYNSYYSSSPVFRTPMHPSHQYSDSFYRQPNIPARRKDNYYYSYNSSPTRYPFDNWSQPYSPAQNTRFPYWALASHLKDTLRHQNSLYNKDASHQNNVSYGQPKPQRKQKRPRVSGQAKHHKIYPVFGKRSIPDAENPHHRHRRSGTSSAHDTNLSRLESHQIKYHRESRQTLFERIEKYLNKRGQNGHQCVLRTLCETAQKSIEKQPGNFIGELLRTVFTIPEALDQEPGTHYDKAHSQDGDCAALYPECKQSIWDAPFM, from the exons ATGTGGATCAGGaacaaaagaagaagcaaTACCCCAGTCGGTTGTTTGCTCTTACCGCAGCTgccgcttctgctgctgctgcagctgcttgtGAACTGCTTTGGAGATGCGCTCAAATCCGGAGGAGGCATCGAGCTGCCAACTGTTAGCCCACTGTTGAGTGTGGCCAAGAGTACTGCTGGCAGCGATATCAGTTCGGATTTTGAACAGCTCATCGAGGCGAGGCTTAACAAATCTGCCAGTGGAACAAGGCAGACAGAAGTGTTGCTCTCCAGGAAACGGCGTTATTTGGTATTTCCCGAGGGCAGCTCTTTTCAAATGG TTTTCGATGAGATTATCTGCGTGGTGGACTACACCAACTATCTGGTGCTGGGTGTTACGGTTGCCCTGGCTTGGGAATTGCCCAGCAAACCGCCTAGTGAAGCGGTTAAGGATTTGTTAACTAAGCTTGACGAAGGCACACTAGACATCAGCCGCAACGACACTGTGTCCAACATAACCTACGTCGATGATGCACCTAAACCAGATTTACAAGCCAGTAATACCAATAACTACAAGCCCAACTATATAAACTTGTCAAACAAAGGAATTGGCAGACCCTCTTATAATTCATACTACAGCAGCTCACCTGTTTTTCGAACTCCTATGCACCCATCTCATCAATATAGCGATAGCTTCTACAGACAACCAAATATACCAGCCAGACGAAAGGATAATTATTACTACTCCTACAATAGCAGCCCGACGAGATACCCATTCGATAACTGGTCACAACCCTACAGTCCGGCTCAGAACACACGCTTTCCCTATTGGGCTCTGGCTTCGCA TTTGAAGGACACCCTACGCCATCAGAATAGCTTATATAATAAAGATGCGAGTCACCAGAATAATGTCTCCTATGGTCAGCCGAAACCTCAACGTAAACAGAAGCGTCCACGCGTATCAGGTCAAGCGAAGCATCACAAGATTTATCCCGTCTTTGGCAAACGCAGCATTCCGGATGCTGAGAATCcacatcatcgtcatcgcagAAGTGGCACAAGTAGCGCACACGATACTAATTTAAGCAGATTAGAGAGccatcaaatcaaatatcatCGCGAGAGTCGGCAAACATTATTCGAAAGAATCGAAAAGTATCTTAACAA ACGTGGTCAAAATGGCCATCAGTGTGTGCTGCGCACTTTGTGTGAAACCGCCCAAAAGTCCATTGAAAAACAACCCGGCAACTTTATTGGCGAACTACTTCGGACAGTGTTTACCATACCAGAAGCGTTGGATCAAGAACCGGGGACCCATTACGATAAAGCTCATTCTCAAGATGGAGACTGTGCTGCACTTTATCCGGAATGCAAACAGTCCATATGGGATGCACCATTTATGTAA